The window GAGGATGAAGATTGTGAGTGGAATACGAGTTTTGGAGAATATCTTTACGAGGCAATGACTGCAATGTCCATTTATCCACGACATATCGCGGAAGAAACGGAATTATGCCGGGAATACGTGGATCGAATCCTTGAGGATGAAATATTGCCTTGGGAGTTATCGTCAAACTTTATTCTTTACTTGAATCAAAGATTAAATCTTTATCCCGAAAAAACGAAGCGAATAATTGCAGAGCACGATATTGATCAAGATTTAGTGGAAAAGCTGCATTACTCCCCTGCTGAGCTAGAGACTCTCGATGACATCGATCCAACTTATAGGAAAGTACGACTCGAGGAGTTTTTACAACAAGAGGAAGTTCGAAGAATGAATTTCCTACGATTGATTTAGCGATAAGTGTACCATTGTCTACAGGATATTGCTGACAGAACTACTGACCCCCGAGAATCAACTGAGTTAACGACCAAATCATTAACAGACGATCTGTGATACGAACTTGCAAAAACAGTGTTTGATTTGCGGCTCTCACATAGAGAGGTGGTAAGTTCATAAAACAAATTGTTCACGAATGATCATATTTGTTCATGAGTGAACTTAATTGAGAAGTAACAGACAACAACTATGTACAGGGCAAGTGATCGATTTGGTGGTCGACGGTGAAAAATACTTCCGATCATCATTTATGGGGTAAGGAAATTACAGCAGCATACGATTTTGAAAAACACACCAATAATTGAATTGGTGTGTTTTTCTGTAATTATATGATGTGTAAAATAAACATATCTAATGTTATCATTACTTCCCTCTAAGGATGCAATTATACTTTAAATAAGGGTTTAAAGTGGGGGTTATATAGTTAATGGAAAAATTTTGATAATATATTCGAAAACAAGGTCGTTGTCGATCGAGCACAAAGTTCCGCGGTAATCTGGCACGCCTCTGCTTTGAAAATAACGCAACAGTTGGAATTGAATTGTAATATGAAGGGGTGCCTCTAGTATTCGAATCACATGAAATACGTCATAAAACGGTAAATAGAGGCCTGTTTTATGTGCTGTTGTTATGACGGTCTTGTGCACCACCTCAAATTGAACCAACTTGTTTATCGCATAATGAAAATGCAGAATGTCGCGGGGTATTAAAAATGTATTGTGACAAATTTCACAATTATACTAGACCAGATAAGCAGTATTCAGGCATGGCAAAACAGTTGGTGGGTTCTTTTTTCTAGTAAAAAAGATGAACTAGCGCAGTATATTTCCAAGACTAATTAACGAAGTGATGTCAATTTTTTTGTATCGATCAATGCAATAAAAAGCGGTTGAGAAACTACTATCAGCCACTTTTCCTATTACTAATTAATCATCCCTTTCACATACTGGTAGTAAGAAGAGTTGTACAAGTTTTGGAAATGAACTTTCTAATTCTCATATACGCCATCCATGATTACATACTTCTTTTTTGCAGACCCCAGACATCCGCCTTATATCCTCTTTCGGCGGCAATCCAAACATCCGAGAATATTCCCTGCTAAATTAAGACGCACTCTCATACCCCACCTGAAATGCGGAATCAGTGGCATAGGTGGACTCTTCTAACAACAGACGCCTTGCTACCATTTAATGGGGGTAATTTTGGTCGTACAATCAGGGATGGTTTTGAGTAAAGATAATTTTTTGCGACAACATTTGTGGAGATGCAGTCTCCTTTTTACTTATGTATTAAGGACAATGTCTCTACAAGCGCTCCTGTTTGGACCCATGAGCGTGTCAGTGAACTGCTCACAGACGGCGAGAAGGTGCCATGGTCGCGAACATTCGCATGAGGACATTGTTATTTGTGTTCTCCAACAACATTTTCCTTATGAGAAAGCGAACTTTTGTGATACTAAGAAGGTCCTTTAGGTCGAGAGTCGATTTTGAGAGAAGGGATGAAGACACTTGCCGAAGCTCAACTTAAAACTACAACTTACTAAGGCATTCTTTATCAGTCTGGTCTTTATCGTAGGATTTGGGATTCTGACTGTCATGATGCTGAAAGAGACATTGAATGAGTTTGACGCTGCCACTATCCATTTGGTCCAAGGTCTGGAATCGCCTGAACTTACACAGGTGATGAAGTTTTTCACAGATGCAGGTTCAACGATATCCGTTAGCATCCTTGCATGTTTGATTTTAGGGTATCTGTACTTTGTCCTGCATCATCGCGCAGAGTCCGTTCTGTTGTTCGCGGTCATTGCCGGTGCAGCGGTCTTAAACCAAGCTTTTAAACTGGTGTTCCATCGACCGCGCCCGGAGACTCATCGGTTGATCGAAGTCACGGGTTATAGTTTTCCGAGTGGACATTCGATGACAGCCTTTGCTATGTATGGGGCGCTTACGTTTCTGCTGTGGCGTCATACTCCAAGCAGATGGGGTCGAACCATCATTATATTGATTGGGGTCGTGATCACGCTTGCGATCGGAATAAGTCGTGTCTATTTGGGTGTCCATTACCCGAGTGACGTGATTGGAGGTTATCTGGCAGGAGGTTTCTGGCTGGCTGCGTCCATTTGGGTTTATCAATCGATTGCGGAGCAAAAATACGAACAGAGTAAATCGCTCACCTGATCTGCTTGAAAGGGAGGGGAAGACGAGTATCATGATCGATGTAAAAACTCTGCTTGAACAGTACGGGTACGTGGTGCTGTTCAGCTCCCTGTTCCTAGAATTACTCGCTCTGCCTGTGCCTGGGGAAGTGTTGCTAAGCTACACTGGATTGCTTGTTTTTCAGGGTCACCTTAATTGGCTGGTGAGCATGCTGATTGCGGGCTTGGGGGCTTCGGCCGGGATTACGGTCTCGTACTTGATCGGCTACAGACTGGGGAAGCCCTTTTTTGAAAAATACGGCAGACGTTTCCACATGGGCCCAGACAAGTTAGAGAAAACATCGCAATGGTTTCAACGGTATGGGAACAAAATGTTGATTGTCGGTTATTTTATACCTGGGGTGCGACACATTACCGGGTATTTTGCCGGGATTACACGAATCTCCTTTCGCACGTTTGCTCTCAACGCGTATCTGGGCGCTTTTCTGTTTACCGGTATTTTTATCACGTTGGGCAAGGTACTAGGGCCAAAGTGGGAAGAGTTTCACCACACCATCACAAAATACTTGATCCTAGCAGGTATCAACGCCGCTTTTGCGGTCTTGCTTGTGTATTTGTATCGGAAATACCGCCAGCAGATTTTCTCAATCACGAGACAGGTTATAAGTTGGGCACTTCACACGTTTCACTCTTTGGGGCGGGTTCGATTCTTTGTGGTCGGGGTTGCGGTGGTGTTTTTAGCGTTGTTTGCTCTCATGGTAGGAATGATCCAAGACTTGCTGGCGAACGAGTTTCTCGAATTCGATCAGGTCACAGCGTTTGTGGTGCATGCAATCTTTGAAAATGTCGAATCGACTTGGGTAACGTTGGGCGCGCATCTGGCCTCCTACAACGTGTTGGTGCCGTTGCTCGCGATCACCTTGTTGTGGATTTGGAAAAAGGGTCAGGATCGGCGACTCGAAGTCTTTTTCATGCTGCTGGTTTTGTTTGGCGGTGAGCTTTTGGACGAAGGGTTGCGGAGACTTTTTCACAGGTCGGGTCCTGACGGTCTGGTCTACACGTTTCCGAGCGAACAAACTTTGTTGGTTCTCTCGGTCTATGGGTTTGCAGCGTATCTTTTCGTTCGCCATCGCGGGCGGGGAATGATGCGCTCCGTTCTAGGTGTTCTGGTGTTGGCCCTGTCTTTTTACTCAGGGATCAGCATCATCGCCCTGAACCTTCAGTTCCCCAGCGACGTGGCCGCAGGCTACATTTTCGGCGGCGTGTGGCTCACTCTCAACATACTCTTGCTCGAAATCTTTCGGAATTTGCGAAGAGCCTGAACAGGGAACTGTGCAGGCTCTTTTTTTGCCAATGAACTTTTCCGGCCACGCGGTCGTCCTTTCTCTATGTCTTGCACAACACGTAAGGACGAGATTGGAGGAAGATTCATGGACGTAGATCTTGCGGTCTATCATTTTTTGAATCAGTTTGCCGGGCAGATGCCTATCGTAGATGCAGTGATGTCGTTTTTTGCTCAGTATGCGCTTGAGTTATATGCGGTACTGTTTGTGATCGCTTGGTTCACTTTGCCAAAAAAAGAATTCAACAAGCGGCACGCTCTCGTCGTTGCTGGCGTCGCAGGCATTCTGGCCTTGCTGCTGAACGTTGTCATCTCTCACGTCTGGTATCGCCCCCGGCCGTTTGTCACATTGGATGAAGGGACCTACACGAAGTTGATTCCGCATGATGCGGACGCGTCGTTCCCGAGTGATCACACCTCCGGCAGCTTTGCGTTCGCCTTTGGCGCAAAAGGGAGAACGCAGAAATGGGTATCGACTAGCTTCATGATCATCGCGGTGATTGTGATGATCGCGCGCGTCTACTGCGGGGTTCATTACCCGACAGATGTGCTCGCAAGCGTGGTGGTGGGCTTTGTGGCGAGCAAAGTCGCTTGGAAGTTTTCTCCGCTGATTTTGCCCGTGACCCGCTTGGGATGCCGGTTGTTTGGTTTTGAACGAACATCCCAATCTGCTACGAAATGATGGGCAAGAAGTCAGTTGTGAGAAACTCCACTTGTGTTCATACTACAGAGGTATAGTAAAATTTTCCTGCAGAGGTAAGTAGTCATGACCGACATAGAGCTTGAGTCGTTGATTCTCTCTGCGATGCAGGGGAAAAAGGAAGCATTCGCCCGGCTGATCGAGCGGTTTCGGACGTATGCGTTCCAAACGGCGTATGGTTTTTTACAGGATCGAATGGATGCGGAAGATGTGGTGCAGGAGGCATTTACCAAAGCGTATTTTTCCATCGGCAAACTCCAATCTCCGCATGCCTTTCATTCCTGGTTTTCTCGAATCGTCACCAACCTCTGTCTGGATCGCTTGAAGCGAAGGCGTTACAGCTTGGCGTCTGAACGGATAGAGGAGGTCGCGGAGCAGCGAGATTCAGCGTCTGGTCTATCCCGCTCGCTCGAACGCTTAACGATTGAGGAGGCCCTGGGCAGACTGTCTCCCGAGATGAGGGAAGTGCTGGTGTTGCGGGAACTCCAAGGGTTCGATTATCAAGAGATTGCAGAGATTCTGCGGATTCCCATAGGCACTGTACGGTCGAGGTTGCACGCGGGTCGATTGCATCTGAGAAAACACCTGGCGCCGGAATAAACTGTGAAGCAGGAGTGATTGTGAGATGGAGCAACACGTGCTGGACGACTTGTCGGCCTATATGGATCAGGAACTCCTACCCGAGGATGAGGCGCGAGTAAGATCGCATCTGGAAGAGTGTGCATCTTGCAGAGAGGTATATCAAGAGCTGTCTGCCGTTTCTCTTGCTTTTCGGCAGCAATGGGGGGCGCTTGAACCATCGGCGGATCTCGACGATCGTATCTGGCTCACCATACAAGCAGTGGAAAACAGCCGAGAACGGAAATCTGCATGGGTGAGCATGGGAAGTCTGGTCGCCTGCCTGCTGCTTATTACCGGATTCTTGTTCTCGCCGTGGGGAGTGATCCTGTCTCGTTCGGTCTTTGCCATGATCGGGTGGCTTTGGACGGGATTGTCGGTCTTGGCTGCTGTGGTTACCCTCTCGCCCTACGTAGTAGGCGGTTCGTTGGTTGTAGCAGTCTGTCTGCTGGTTGGCAGTGTGTGGAGTGTTCGAAAACTCGTAACCGGTTTTTCGACAGGTGAAATGGTATGAAAAGGCTGAACCGGAAAGTAGTAAGCCTCTTAGTACTCATCATCGCTTGTATTGCGCTGTTGCCAGTTGGCGTGATGGCAACAGATAACGAAGTGATTGTGAAGAATACGCCGACCTCTGTCCCGCAAGAGCAAACGCTGCAAACGCTGGTGGTTCTGAACCACGATGCGAAGATCGAAGGCAGGGTAACCGATGTTGTGTTTGTGTACAACGGTGATGTAGAGTTGACTTCAACATCGAAGACCGGGGTTGTCGTGGTGCTTGGGGGCCATGTGCAACAGCAAAACGGGGCGTACGTGGAGGACGGAGTGGCAGAGGTCACGTTTGACAATGCGCTGCTAAACAATTCCTTGCTGGCTCTGGTCGTTGTGGCCGGGTTGTGGGTGGTACGGCTTACACTCAGTTTGATTTTCGTCGTCCTTCCTGTTCTGCTGGCGTTGGCCCTGCGTGACCGGCTGGAAAAACCGGTAGCCTTCCTGCGAATTGCCATTGCGAGGACAGGAGCGGTTGGAATGGTGGTGTTGGTCGGCGGGTTGGGGATCAGCTTGATGCTCGCCCTCTCGCTTCTCGGTGCACCGATTGCACTCCTGTTTATAATCGTCCTACTTCTTCTCTTTGCGGCAGGTTATACGGTGGTCTCGTTTCACGTAGGGAAGATGATCGCGGGGGATCGTCCTTTTTCCAATGGAGTGTGGAGACCAACATTCCTTGGAGCTGTCGCGATCGTGGCGATGAGTAACATTCCGTTGTTTGGTGGAATCTTGCTCTTGCTTGTCATCTCGCTCTCCATCGGCATTTCCACTGTGTGGTTGTGGCAATGGAAGGCGAGGCGG of the Tumebacillus sp. BK434 genome contains:
- a CDS encoding phosphatase PAP2 family protein, which produces MPKLNLKLQLTKAFFISLVFIVGFGILTVMMLKETLNEFDAATIHLVQGLESPELTQVMKFFTDAGSTISVSILACLILGYLYFVLHHRAESVLLFAVIAGAAVLNQAFKLVFHRPRPETHRLIEVTGYSFPSGHSMTAFAMYGALTFLLWRHTPSRWGRTIIILIGVVITLAIGISRVYLGVHYPSDVIGGYLAGGFWLAASIWVYQSIAEQKYEQSKSLT
- a CDS encoding VTT domain-containing protein translates to MIDVKTLLEQYGYVVLFSSLFLELLALPVPGEVLLSYTGLLVFQGHLNWLVSMLIAGLGASAGITVSYLIGYRLGKPFFEKYGRRFHMGPDKLEKTSQWFQRYGNKMLIVGYFIPGVRHITGYFAGITRISFRTFALNAYLGAFLFTGIFITLGKVLGPKWEEFHHTITKYLILAGINAAFAVLLVYLYRKYRQQIFSITRQVISWALHTFHSLGRVRFFVVGVAVVFLALFALMVGMIQDLLANEFLEFDQVTAFVVHAIFENVESTWVTLGAHLASYNVLVPLLAITLLWIWKKGQDRRLEVFFMLLVLFGGELLDEGLRRLFHRSGPDGLVYTFPSEQTLLVLSVYGFAAYLFVRHRGRGMMRSVLGVLVLALSFYSGISIIALNLQFPSDVAAGYIFGGVWLTLNILLLEIFRNLRRA
- a CDS encoding undecaprenyl-diphosphatase translates to MDVDLAVYHFLNQFAGQMPIVDAVMSFFAQYALELYAVLFVIAWFTLPKKEFNKRHALVVAGVAGILALLLNVVISHVWYRPRPFVTLDEGTYTKLIPHDADASFPSDHTSGSFAFAFGAKGRTQKWVSTSFMIIAVIVMIARVYCGVHYPTDVLASVVVGFVASKVAWKFSPLILPVTRLGCRLFGFERTSQSATK
- a CDS encoding RNA polymerase sigma factor, coding for MTDIELESLILSAMQGKKEAFARLIERFRTYAFQTAYGFLQDRMDAEDVVQEAFTKAYFSIGKLQSPHAFHSWFSRIVTNLCLDRLKRRRYSLASERIEEVAEQRDSASGLSRSLERLTIEEALGRLSPEMREVLVLRELQGFDYQEIAEILRIPIGTVRSRLHAGRLHLRKHLAPE
- a CDS encoding zf-HC2 domain-containing protein, producing MEQHVLDDLSAYMDQELLPEDEARVRSHLEECASCREVYQELSAVSLAFRQQWGALEPSADLDDRIWLTIQAVENSRERKSAWVSMGSLVACLLLITGFLFSPWGVILSRSVFAMIGWLWTGLSVLAAVVTLSPYVVGGSLVVAVCLLVGSVWSVRKLVTGFSTGEMV